One region of Thiomonas intermedia genomic DNA includes:
- the urtA gene encoding urea ABC transporter substrate-binding protein, giving the protein MDRRTALKTVGGAVAAAAASTLPFPAIAASKAPIKVGILHSLSGTMAISETALKDVDLMTIAEINAAGGVDGHMIEPVVVDPASNWPLFAEKARQLISQDKVAAIFGCWTSVSRKSVLPVLDELNGLLFYPVQFEGQEQNKHVVYTGAAPNQQAIPATEYLMSKDGGGAKRFFLLGTDYVYPRTTNAILRGFLHSKGVKDADIAEVYTPFGFSNYQNIVADIKKFASGGPTCVISTVNGDSNVPFYKELGNQGIKATDIPVVGFSIAEQEIAGMDIKPLVGQLTAWNYFESLKNPRNAKFVKSWQDYVKAKGLKDYPVTDDPMEASYIGIHLWKQAVEKAKSTKTDEVRKALIGQKFAAPDGYTVEVLENQYLSKPVFIGQINDKAQFDVVWKSKGLVPGESWSPYIPKPKNA; this is encoded by the coding sequence ATGGATCGTCGTACCGCATTGAAGACCGTTGGCGGCGCTGTCGCCGCAGCGGCTGCCAGCACCCTGCCCTTCCCCGCCATTGCCGCGAGCAAGGCACCGATCAAGGTCGGCATCCTGCATTCGCTGTCGGGCACCATGGCCATCTCCGAAACGGCCTTGAAGGACGTTGACCTGATGACCATTGCCGAGATCAATGCCGCGGGCGGCGTGGACGGGCACATGATCGAACCCGTGGTGGTCGATCCCGCCTCCAACTGGCCGCTGTTCGCCGAGAAGGCGCGCCAGCTCATCAGTCAGGACAAGGTGGCGGCCATCTTCGGCTGCTGGACGTCGGTGTCGCGCAAATCGGTGCTGCCGGTGCTCGACGAGCTCAACGGCCTGCTGTTCTACCCCGTGCAGTTCGAGGGGCAGGAGCAGAACAAGCATGTGGTCTACACGGGTGCCGCGCCCAACCAGCAAGCCATTCCCGCCACCGAATACCTCATGAGCAAGGACGGCGGCGGTGCCAAGCGCTTCTTCCTGCTGGGCACCGACTACGTCTACCCGCGCACGACCAACGCCATCCTGCGCGGCTTCCTGCACTCCAAGGGCGTGAAGGACGCCGACATCGCCGAGGTCTACACCCCGTTCGGCTTCAGCAACTATCAGAACATCGTGGCCGACATCAAGAAGTTCGCCTCCGGCGGCCCGACCTGCGTGATCTCCACCGTGAACGGCGATTCCAACGTGCCGTTCTACAAAGAGCTGGGCAACCAGGGCATCAAAGCCACCGACATTCCGGTGGTCGGCTTCTCCATCGCCGAGCAGGAAATCGCCGGCATGGACATCAAGCCGCTGGTGGGCCAGCTCACCGCGTGGAACTACTTCGAGTCGCTGAAAAATCCGCGCAACGCCAAGTTCGTCAAGTCTTGGCAGGACTATGTGAAAGCCAAGGGCCTGAAAGACTACCCCGTCACCGACGACCCGATGGAAGCCTCCTACATCGGCATTCATCTGTGGAAGCAGGCGGTGGAGAAGGCCAAGTCCACCAAGACCGACGAGGTGCGCAAGGCGCTGATCGGACAGAAGTTCGCCGCCCCCGATGGCTATACCGTCGAAGTGCTGGAGAACCAGTACTTGAGCAAGCCGGTGTTCATTGGCCAGATCAACGACAAGGCGCAGTTCGACGTGGTGTGGAAGTCCAAGGGTCTGGTGCCGGGCGAGTCCTGGAGTCCCTACATCCCCAAGCCGAAGAACGCTTGA
- a CDS encoding urease subunit beta, translating to MIPGEILCAEGDLALNPGRTPLDLVVENVGDRPIQVGSHYHFAEANPGLRFDRAAARGMRLHIASGTAVRFEPGQQRSVQLVPFGGARVVIGFRQDVMGAL from the coding sequence ATGATTCCCGGTGAAATCCTCTGCGCCGAAGGTGACCTCGCGCTCAACCCCGGCCGCACGCCCCTCGATCTGGTGGTGGAGAACGTGGGCGACCGGCCCATTCAGGTCGGTTCGCACTATCACTTCGCGGAAGCCAATCCCGGTCTGCGCTTTGATCGCGCGGCTGCGCGCGGCATGCGCCTGCATATTGCCAGCGGTACCGCGGTGCGCTTCGAGCCGGGCCAGCAGCGCAGCGTGCAGCTCGTACCCTTTGGCGGGGCGCGGGTGGTCATCGGCTTCCGGCAAGACGTGATGGGGGCGCTGTGA
- a CDS encoding HupE/UreJ family protein translates to MQASTHLSSRSRIRALLGLALFAVATSALAHTGNDGGLHHSFGSGFVHPFTGLDHLSAMVAVGLWSAISAAAVDRRLLWAPTGFASMLLLGALLGFAGVQLPAVEPMIAASVLVIGLFAAVRLRLAGWVAAGVVGAFAVFHGLAHGEELAGVAGRWAVVAGMVSATVLLHAAGLGAGLALRRTGRWGALLAGGTIAGMGASLLGGWVAA, encoded by the coding sequence ATGCAAGCCTCCACGCACCTCTCAAGCCGCAGCCGTATCCGAGCCCTGTTGGGGCTGGCCCTGTTCGCCGTCGCGACTTCCGCCCTGGCCCATACCGGCAACGATGGCGGTCTGCATCACAGCTTCGGCAGCGGATTTGTGCATCCCTTCACGGGGCTCGACCATCTGTCGGCCATGGTGGCCGTGGGCCTGTGGAGCGCCATATCGGCCGCCGCCGTCGACCGCCGCCTGTTGTGGGCGCCGACGGGATTCGCCAGCATGCTGCTGCTTGGGGCGTTGCTCGGCTTTGCAGGGGTGCAACTGCCTGCGGTCGAACCGATGATCGCGGCCTCGGTGCTGGTGATCGGTCTGTTCGCCGCCGTGCGGCTTCGCCTGGCGGGTTGGGTGGCGGCAGGCGTGGTCGGGGCCTTCGCGGTGTTCCACGGACTGGCCCACGGCGAGGAACTGGCGGGCGTGGCCGGACGCTGGGCCGTGGTGGCCGGCATGGTGAGCGCCACGGTGTTGTTGCATGCCGCGGGGCTGGGCGCGGGCCTGGCACTGCGACGCACCGGTCGATGGGGCGCGCTGCTGGCCGGCGGCACCATCGCCGGCATGGGTGCGTCTTTGCTGGGCGGCTGGGTAGCGGCCTGA
- a CDS encoding urease subunit gamma: MDLTPREKDKLLIFTAALLAERRKARGLKLNVPEAIAYITAAVMEGARDGRTVAELMSEGRILLTRGEVMDGVPELIPDIQVEATFPDGTKLVTVHQPIV; the protein is encoded by the coding sequence ATGGATCTCACGCCCCGCGAAAAAGACAAGCTGCTCATCTTCACCGCCGCGCTGCTGGCCGAGCGCCGCAAGGCCCGCGGGCTCAAGCTCAACGTGCCCGAGGCCATCGCCTACATCACCGCCGCGGTGATGGAGGGTGCGCGCGACGGTCGCACCGTGGCCGAGTTGATGAGCGAGGGCCGCATCCTGCTCACTCGCGGCGAGGTGATGGACGGCGTGCCCGAACTCATTCCCGACATCCAGGTGGAAGCCACTTTCCCCGACGGCACCAAGCTGGTGACCGTGCACCAACCCATCGTCTGA
- the ureC gene encoding urease subunit alpha encodes MATISRRAYAEMYGPTVGDRVRLADTDLLIEVEDDYTLRAGGYGEEVKFGGGKTIRDGMGQGQRTRAEGAMDLVITNALILDHWGIVKADVGIRGQRIAAIGKAGNPDVQPGVDMVIGPGTEILAGEGLILTAGGIDSHIHFICPQQIEEALMSGVTTMLGGGTGPATGTNATTCTPGPENIARMLQAADAFPMNLGFLGKGNASQPAALREQIEAGAIGLKLHEDWGTTPAAIDCCLSVAEETDVQVAIHSDTLNESGFVEDTIAAFKGRTIHTFHTEGAGGGHAPDILRVLGEANVLPSSTNPTRPFTVNTIDEHLDMLMVCHHLDAGIAEDLAFAESRIRRETIAAEDVLHDLGAISIMSSDSQAMGRVGEVILRTWQTAHKMKAQRGWLAPTQGMNGVQGNDRNDNFRARRYVAKYTLNPALAHGIAHDVGSVEVGKWADLVLWRPAWFGVKPSVIVKGGFIAAALMGDANASIPTPQPVHTRPMFGAFGGARLATSLTFVSQAGLAHDIGQRLGLQKTLAAVRGCRSVKKADMVHNAYTPQMQVDAQTYEVRADGVLLTCEAATVLPMAQRYFLF; translated from the coding sequence ATGGCCACGATTTCCCGCCGTGCCTATGCCGAGATGTACGGCCCCACCGTGGGCGACCGCGTGCGCCTGGCCGATACCGATCTGCTCATCGAAGTCGAGGACGACTACACCCTGCGCGCCGGCGGCTATGGCGAAGAGGTGAAGTTCGGCGGCGGCAAGACCATCCGCGATGGCATGGGCCAGGGCCAGCGCACTCGAGCCGAAGGGGCGATGGATCTGGTCATCACCAATGCGCTCATCCTCGATCACTGGGGCATCGTCAAGGCCGACGTGGGCATCCGCGGCCAGCGCATTGCCGCCATTGGCAAGGCCGGTAATCCCGACGTGCAGCCGGGGGTGGACATGGTCATCGGCCCGGGCACTGAAATTCTCGCGGGCGAAGGGCTCATCCTCACCGCGGGGGGCATCGACAGCCATATTCACTTCATCTGCCCGCAGCAGATCGAAGAAGCCCTGATGAGCGGCGTCACCACCATGCTGGGCGGCGGCACGGGGCCAGCCACCGGCACCAACGCGACCACCTGCACGCCAGGTCCCGAGAACATCGCCCGCATGCTGCAGGCCGCCGACGCCTTCCCGATGAACCTGGGCTTTCTCGGCAAGGGCAACGCCAGCCAGCCCGCGGCGTTGCGCGAGCAGATCGAGGCCGGCGCCATCGGCCTGAAATTGCACGAAGACTGGGGCACCACGCCCGCGGCCATCGACTGCTGCCTGTCGGTAGCCGAAGAGACCGACGTGCAGGTGGCCATCCACAGCGACACCTTGAACGAAAGCGGCTTTGTCGAAGACACCATCGCCGCCTTCAAGGGCCGCACCATCCACACCTTCCACACCGAGGGCGCGGGCGGCGGCCACGCCCCCGACATCCTGCGGGTGCTGGGCGAGGCCAATGTGTTGCCCTCCTCCACCAACCCCACGCGCCCCTTCACCGTCAACACCATCGACGAGCACCTCGACATGCTGATGGTGTGCCACCACCTCGACGCGGGCATTGCCGAAGACCTGGCGTTTGCCGAAAGCCGCATTCGCCGCGAGACCATTGCCGCCGAAGACGTGCTGCACGATCTGGGCGCCATCAGCATCATGTCCAGCGACAGCCAGGCCATGGGCCGCGTGGGCGAAGTCATTCTGCGCACCTGGCAGACCGCGCACAAGATGAAGGCGCAGCGCGGCTGGCTGGCTCCTACACAGGGCATGAACGGCGTGCAGGGCAACGACCGCAACGACAACTTCCGCGCCAGGCGCTATGTCGCCAAATACACCCTCAACCCCGCGCTGGCCCACGGCATTGCGCACGACGTGGGCTCGGTCGAAGTGGGCAAATGGGCCGACCTGGTGCTATGGCGCCCGGCCTGGTTCGGCGTCAAGCCCAGCGTCATCGTCAAGGGCGGCTTCATCGCCGCCGCGCTGATGGGCGACGCCAACGCCTCCATTCCCACCCCGCAACCGGTGCACACCCGGCCCATGTTCGGTGCCTTCGGCGGCGCGCGGCTCGCCACCTCTCTGACCTTCGTGTCGCAAGCAGGCTTGGCCCATGACATCGGCCAGCGACTGGGCCTGCAGAAGACGCTCGCTGCCGTGCGCGGCTGTCGCAGCGTGAAAAAAGCCGACATGGTGCACAACGCCTACACCCCGCAGATGCAGGTGGACGCGCAGACCTACGAAGTGCGCGCCGACGGCGTGCTGCTCACCTGCGAAGCGGCGACCGTGCTGCCGATGGCGCAGCGGTATTTTTTGTTCTGA